The sequence TGACCCATATGatcgaaattaattttattgtttttcatatGTTTTTAATCTTTCATAGTGATGAGCACCATTTTGAACTGAAATCAGTAGGACTATTCTAAGATATAATCTTAATTTTACGGTCAATTACATCTAAGAAATGTTTTTATGAGTGATATTTAGAATCTAGATGTAGTTTAAATTATTTAGCTAAAAAGAGTTTAGATAGTCCCTTGGACTAATATGCTTTAACTATCTTATTTCATAGTCAAGGAAATTTCTGGCTTCcttctttgaaaaatatttaaaccttGTAAATTTTCTGTGGAAATGTAAAATTGATGCCATGTAAATTTCTGACCTTTAGCTATTTGTTTACAATTCCACCTCCAGGAGTGAAGCGTGTGGTAGATCTTTGTGCAGCCCCTGGTAGCTGGAGTCAGGTATCAGAGTTAGAGATGGTTTTTTTATTGTCTTCTGATTGCGTACTTCCTTTGGTACCCTGAATGttgtaaattcttttttttttttttttttccttcttttggtTCAGTGAGTCAATTATGATAGCTTAATAATGATCTCTGAGTATGAGATGTTATAAGTTTGACATTTATACTGATGGTTCTTGAAGTATGCTGCTTCCCTATTGCTATTTGTTTCCTTCTAGTTCTTACTTATCAACTTACCTCCACACTCTTTTTCTGATAAGTAAAATCTATAGGATTTCTACTTTAAGCAATTCTAAGTTCATTATAATGTTTTGAGATGTGGGTTCCCAAATGTTGAAACATGATTGTTTCATTCTGACAAACAAAAAGCTGGATACAAAAAGATTCAGGTATTGATATGCAGACGATCTTGACAACTATTCCTATCTAATGTGTAGGTCTTGAGTCGGAAATTGTACCTCCCAGCAAAGCTTTCTTCTGATTCAAAGTAAGTTACTTTTTTTGAatggatttgattttatctGTTGATGACTGTTCTAAATGGAAATTATAAATGTACGAGAAATGCAGTTAAAGATGACTAACAAGTTTTCATCTTCTGTTTCATTTTTAAGAAGcctcaatatttttcaaattgagATTTCAGAGTATGCGATGCCTGCTGTAAACTGCTAATTATCCACCTCACATAGTAGCTCAATTCTTCTATGTTACACATTGATGGTTTCAAATGTGTATTAGATCATGTAAATGTATATATCacctaatcataaaataatacttACCAGCATCTTCTATTTCAAACAACTACCCTGTTGTGAAGACCAtaaattccaaatcatcattGTATGCAGGGATGGTGATCTTCCTCTTATTGTAGCAATTGATTTACAGCCCATGGCTCCAATTGAAGGTGTCATTCAAGTGCAGGGCGATATAACAAATGCTCGAACAGCTGAAGTGGTATGGATAGTAAATATCTTTTTCTGTTTTGCATGTGATTCAAAGCCAACCAATTTTTATTGCCAGAAACTCTAATGTATAGCGCTtatacctcttctttttttttttctttttctttttttaagttttatagcATCAATTCTGTATACTTCTTTTCAAAGCTACAGAAGCAGCATGGTTTTATTATTTCTTGCATTCTAGTATTGCAAGTATACGATTCTTGTGTTGCTTGATAACTTAAAAGGTCTCTTGCAATAATTGATTGTTCACGGATACCAACTTAAAAGGCAATAATGTCGAATCTTTGGGCAATCAATGGCATCAAtatcaatttttcatttttttgttatgaTGGAACCTTTTTGGGATAGATGGCTTGGTTCAAGTTCAAATTCCACTAAATAAAGGAAAACTGTGGTTTTAATGGAACATAATTAATTCAGACAGGTAGAATTGCTGTGTAAAAGTTGTCAAATAGTTTAGTAGCATTGTTCATTTCTGTTGAGTGCCCGCTCATATGTTTTTCATACATTTTGGTTCCCTATGGATGGGTATCTTGGTTGTTTATTACATGGTAAATATTTCTCTTTCTGACTCATGTAGAAGCAGTGTCAAAATGAACATAAGAAGACTGATATTAAGAtggattatttattgttatattgtgCTTGTATAGCTATCCCCATGAATAGATTGCGCAATATGGatgatacatatataatatttcccAATAGGATGTTTTTCATTTAATGTTTTAGATTCTTAATCTTTCTTTGCAGAATTAACGTTGGAAAATTCCTATCTTTAATTTATAGTGCTTTTATCACAGGTCATCAGACATTTTGATGGTTGCAAGGCTGATCTGGTTGTCTGTGATGGTGCTCCTGATGGTATGCAGTATTAGTTTAACAGTGCGTGataattattctttaaattcccaTTGCTTTACTTTtctgcataaataaatattgtttacaAAAAATTTTCATGCTTGATCTACAGTCACTGGTCTTCATGACATGGATGAATTTGTTCAATCCCAACTTATATTGGCAGTAAGTAAAGATTTTTCTCATATGCTAACCATCTCTTTCTAAAGAACACATCATCATTTGGTAGTGAGAAACCTTTTCAGGAATATGGAAACATGTCATTCATTAAGTTAATTGCATTGGATCTTCCATTTAAGTGTGATATTTATCCAATTATTTCTGTTGGTTCCTTGCAGTTAGTATGATATCACTATTTATGATAATCTCATATGCATTCTCATTGCAAGCACAAGAAGCTAGTCCCATATACATTGAAAATAGGAAGCAAGAGATCCGCAGCTCAAAATTATGCCGTAGTTGGACTGAAGATTCAATTAAATGGCATCAAACTAATGAAGTGGTTGACATATTTATAATGCATGAGCCATTAGAAActttagttaaaatattttgttgttatAATTGAATCAAACATCATTTGCCCTTTGATTTTTAGTTCACAAGTTTACCATATTGGCCATGATTTCTTGACACCCTATTGGCTGCTTATTTATTGCTTTCTGTGTGCAATAACTTCAACAATGTTTCTAAATCTTGTTGAAGCTCTATTAAACTGATACAAGCTGGTGGATGTGGACCTAACTCACAGGGTTTAACAATCGTTACTCACATACTAAGAGAAGGTGGTAAATTTATAGCTAAAATTTTCCGTGGAAAAGATACAAGTCTTCTTTACTGTCAGGTAAATTAAGTGCTTCTTAGAACTAACATAATccggttttattttataaactgTGATATAGTTATGTAATGTGTAATTGCAGCTGGCTGCTAACGTTCATACATCTTGGTGTTGTTCACAGCTTCAAGTCACatgattaattatttctttcagaTTATTGCTATGTTATTGCCACCTGAAATTATTTGTACTTCACAGAACGTGTGAAGTATAACCagtttgtttgtttgctttAATTATTAAGTACCATTTGGTTTGTTTGTTCACCCTTGTCATTTTGCTTCTTTCTTGCAGCTGAAATTATTCTTCCCGACAGTGACTTTTGCAAAACCAAAAAGCAGTCGCAATTCCAGCATAGGTAACATTGTGGATTTTGTCTCTTTACTTGGTAGCTCCATGCTTTTGgctcttttaaattttgatatgattCTAGTCCAAAAAATCTGTCATGAATTATGGCAAGGGTTTGTCGACTTGGAATCTTATCCTAGCTTGGAATTTAGCCACTGCCAAATCAAGGAAAATCTCTGCCAAGTATAGGCTATTGATCATATAATCAGTCCTAACTTAATAGTTGATCTCAAAATTCCTGTAAAATGAAGCTTATACTTCCTATCAAGGGCATACTGCACACATTGGATACCTGTGCTGTCTAACAAACCATATCTAATTCCAATCCTTTCTTTTGACCttcttcaatttattttaatattttgtgtcATACAGAGGCATTTGCAGTTTGCGAGAATTATTCTCCTCCCGAAGGATTTAACCCGAAAGATCTACATCGCCTCTTAGAAAAGGTGGGAAGCCCCTCAGGAGGAGAAGATTTAGGTAAACTACAATATCTATATTGCTTTCGTATTCAACatcttataaataaaacatgatGGTTGCTTGGAACTATGTCTTAAGAATCAAGATCAATTGCTGAAGTTCTTCAATGCTATATAATACAaagtcaaatttttaaaatgggTCCTGGTTAAAATTAAAGCTGGTT comes from Ziziphus jujuba cultivar Dongzao chromosome 6, ASM3175591v1 and encodes:
- the LOC107430721 gene encoding uncharacterized protein LOC107430721, which gives rise to MGKASRDKRDIYYRKAKEEGWRARSAFKLLQIDEEFNIFEGVKRVVDLCAAPGSWSQVLSRKLYLPAKLSSDSKDGDLPLIVAIDLQPMAPIEGVIQVQGDITNARTAEVVIRHFDGCKADLVVCDGAPDVTGLHDMDEFVQSQLILAGLTIVTHILREGGKFIAKIFRGKDTSLLYCQLKLFFPTVTFAKPKSSRNSSIEAFAVCENYSPPEGFNPKDLHRLLEKVGSPSGGEDLDCSSGWLEGPNKVYIPFLACGDLSGYDSDRSYPLPKVADGTYQSLDPVQPPIAPPYKRALELKKASSHGIRDHLEKLSLEP